In Sphingopyxis sp. FD7, a single window of DNA contains:
- a CDS encoding saccharopine dehydrogenase family protein → MSKVLVIGAGGVGSVAVHKMAMNPDIFPDITLASRRKFKCDAIAESVKARTGVTIRTAEVDADHIDATAALIRSIGATHVVNLALPYQDLTIMEACLSTGAHYLDTANYEPRDEAKFEYHWQWAYHDRFKDAGLMALLGSGFDPGVTSVFTTWLKKHHFERIDTLDILDCNGGDHGQHFATNFNPEINIREVTAVARHWENGEWVETPPMSVKQSFDFEGVGPKNMYLMYHEEIESLKTHLPEIKRIRFWMTFGDAYIQHLTVLQNVGMTRIDPVMYEGKEIIPLQFLKAVLPEPSSLGETTKGKTNIGVIATGLGKDGKEKTLYLYNICDHEDAYAETGNQAVSYTTGVPAMIGTAMMVTGTWSGDGVFNMEQMDPDPFMDMLMKHGLPWQVKELDAPLDF, encoded by the coding sequence ATGAGCAAGGTTCTGGTGATCGGTGCGGGCGGCGTCGGTTCGGTCGCAGTGCACAAGATGGCGATGAACCCCGACATCTTTCCCGACATCACGCTGGCCAGCCGCCGCAAGTTCAAATGCGACGCGATCGCCGAGTCGGTGAAGGCGCGCACCGGCGTGACGATCAGGACCGCCGAGGTCGACGCCGACCATATCGACGCGACCGCGGCGCTGATCCGTTCGATCGGCGCAACCCATGTCGTGAACCTGGCGCTTCCCTATCAGGATCTGACGATCATGGAGGCGTGCCTGTCGACCGGCGCGCATTATCTTGACACCGCCAATTACGAGCCGCGCGACGAGGCGAAGTTCGAATATCACTGGCAATGGGCCTATCACGACCGCTTCAAGGATGCCGGGCTGATGGCGCTGCTCGGCTCGGGTTTCGACCCCGGCGTGACGAGCGTGTTCACGACATGGCTCAAGAAGCATCATTTCGAGCGTATCGACACGCTCGACATCCTCGACTGCAACGGCGGCGATCATGGCCAGCATTTCGCGACCAACTTCAATCCCGAAATCAACATCCGCGAAGTCACCGCCGTCGCGCGGCACTGGGAAAATGGCGAATGGGTCGAAACGCCGCCGATGTCGGTGAAGCAGTCGTTCGATTTCGAGGGTGTGGGGCCGAAGAATATGTACCTCATGTATCATGAGGAGATCGAAAGCCTGAAAACACACCTGCCCGAAATCAAGCGCATCCGGTTCTGGATGACCTTCGGCGACGCCTATATCCAGCACCTCACCGTGCTCCAGAATGTCGGCATGACGCGCATCGACCCGGTGATGTACGAGGGCAAGGAAATCATCCCGCTGCAATTCCTGAAAGCCGTGCTCCCCGAACCGTCGAGCCTCGGCGAGACGACCAAGGGCAAGACCAACATCGGCGTCATCGCGACCGGACTTGGCAAGGACGGCAAGGAAAAGACGCTCTACCTCTACAATATATGCGACCATGAGGACGCCTATGCCGAAACGGGCAATCAGGCGGTGAGCTACACCACGGGCGTCCCCGCGATGATCGGCACCGCGATGATGGTCACCGGCACGTGGAGCGGCGACGGCGTGTTCAACATGGAACAGATGGACCCCGATCCCTTCATGGACATGCTGATGAAGCATGGTCTGCCGTGGCAGGTGAAGGAACTGGACGCGCCGCTGGATTTCTAA
- a CDS encoding NAD(P)H-hydrate dehydratase: MSVPADAPVLTADAMRVAEAECVAAGTPLSELMERAGAAVADIAWRMSAGAPVLILCGPGNNGGDGYVAARRLAERGATVRVAASADPATDLARAARAAWTGPVESIDAALAAAPLIVDALFGVGLSRPIADNLAAALRRLSGRVLAVDVPSGVDSDGGADWMPPLVADVTLALGALKPAHVLLPTAAACGRVQLAPIGIAAEGAMRTLPRFRRQPPDAAAHKFSRGMLLVFAGPMRGAAGLAAAAALRAGAGYVVLGGGDGAPLSAIIAEGSETLRERLNDPRVDAVVIGPGFPAGEPLLFDVEAALDSGKPLVLDAAAIDAALPRLCGTPRKVILTPHEGEFARAFPQAHGSKIDRARAAATLTQAVVVYKGADTIIAAPDGRVAAAWPGNPWLATAGTGDVLAGACGAMLARGSDAFDAAVAAVGWHIARAAHIGPGLVADDLIRD; encoded by the coding sequence ATGTCCGTTCCCGCCGACGCTCCCGTCCTGACCGCCGATGCGATGCGCGTGGCCGAGGCCGAATGCGTCGCTGCGGGCACGCCGCTCAGCGAGCTCATGGAGCGCGCGGGCGCGGCAGTCGCGGACATCGCCTGGCGCATGTCGGCAGGCGCGCCGGTCCTGATCCTGTGCGGTCCCGGTAACAACGGCGGTGACGGCTATGTCGCGGCGCGCCGCCTGGCGGAGCGCGGCGCGACGGTGCGCGTAGCGGCATCGGCCGATCCGGCGACCGATCTCGCGCGCGCGGCGCGCGCGGCGTGGACCGGGCCGGTCGAGTCGATCGACGCCGCGCTGGCGGCCGCGCCGCTGATCGTCGATGCGCTGTTCGGCGTCGGCCTGTCACGGCCGATCGCGGACAATCTGGCGGCGGCGCTGCGGCGCCTGTCGGGCCGGGTGCTCGCCGTCGATGTGCCGAGCGGAGTCGACAGCGATGGCGGCGCGGACTGGATGCCGCCACTGGTCGCCGACGTCACGCTGGCGCTCGGTGCGCTCAAGCCCGCGCATGTGCTGTTGCCGACGGCGGCGGCATGCGGGCGGGTGCAGCTGGCGCCGATCGGGATTGCTGCGGAGGGGGCGATGCGGACACTGCCCCGGTTCCGGCGGCAGCCGCCCGACGCCGCGGCGCACAAGTTCAGTCGCGGCATGCTGCTCGTCTTTGCCGGGCCGATGCGCGGCGCCGCCGGGCTGGCCGCCGCCGCCGCGCTGCGTGCGGGGGCTGGCTATGTCGTGCTCGGTGGCGGCGACGGCGCGCCGCTTTCGGCGATCATCGCCGAGGGGAGCGAGACGTTGCGCGAACGTCTGAATGACCCGCGCGTCGATGCGGTCGTCATCGGGCCCGGATTTCCGGCGGGGGAGCCATTGCTGTTCGATGTCGAGGCGGCGCTCGATTCGGGCAAGCCGCTGGTGCTCGACGCCGCCGCGATCGACGCCGCACTGCCGCGCCTGTGCGGAACGCCGCGCAAGGTGATCCTGACGCCGCACGAAGGCGAGTTCGCGCGGGCCTTTCCGCAAGCGCACGGCAGCAAGATCGACCGCGCGCGGGCCGCCGCCACGCTTACGCAAGCGGTCGTTGTCTACAAGGGCGCGGATACGATCATCGCCGCACCCGACGGCCGCGTTGCGGCGGCCTGGCCCGGAAATCCCTGGCTGGCGACCGCGGGAACGGGCGATGTGCTCGCAGGAGCGTGCGGCGCGATGCTGGCACGCGGCAGCGATGCCTTCGACGCTGCTGTCGCTGCGGTGGGCTGGCATATTGCGCGCGCGGCGCATATAGGCCCCGGCCTTGTGGCCGACGATCTGATAAGGGACTGA
- a CDS encoding DMT family protein, with protein MTAYLAPIGLLFLSNIFMTFAWYGQLGAVSRPLWLAILIAWGIAFFEYCLVVPANRIGYSVYTAAELKTLQEVITLIIFAGFAVFWLGERLTVNHLVGFGLIAAGAFFIFKGPIAV; from the coding sequence ATGACCGCCTACCTCGCCCCGATCGGCCTCTTGTTCCTGTCCAACATCTTCATGACCTTCGCCTGGTACGGGCAACTCGGCGCGGTATCGCGGCCGTTATGGCTGGCCATTCTGATCGCGTGGGGCATCGCCTTTTTCGAGTATTGCCTGGTCGTCCCGGCAAACCGCATCGGCTATAGCGTCTACACCGCCGCCGAACTCAAGACCTTGCAGGAAGTCATCACGCTCATCATATTTGCCGGGTTCGCGGTCTTCTGGCTCGGTGAGAGGCTGACCGTGAACCATCTCGTCGGTTTCGGACTGATTGCGGCGGGGGCGTTTTTCATCTTCAAGGGCCCGATTGCGGTCTGA
- a CDS encoding MAPEG family protein: MDTNAILGPVATLALWSMVMWVWMYATRIPAMQRAKIDAAKMVGGTGKGLDDVLPPEVQWKAHNYNHLMEQPTVFYAIAIALAVGGMGGGLNAQIAWAYVVLQIIHSLIQVTVNRVMWRFLVFALASLALLALCIHAFMGFVLH; this comes from the coding sequence ATGGATACGAACGCAATTCTGGGCCCGGTCGCGACGCTCGCGCTGTGGTCGATGGTCATGTGGGTGTGGATGTATGCGACGCGCATCCCGGCGATGCAGCGCGCCAAGATCGACGCCGCCAAGATGGTCGGCGGCACCGGCAAGGGGCTCGACGATGTGCTGCCGCCTGAGGTTCAGTGGAAGGCCCATAATTACAATCATCTGATGGAGCAGCCGACCGTCTTTTACGCCATTGCAATTGCCCTGGCGGTCGGCGGCATGGGCGGCGGGTTGAACGCGCAGATCGCCTGGGCCTATGTCGTGCTGCAGATCATTCACAGCCTGATCCAGGTCACCGTCAACCGCGTGATGTGGCGTTTCCTGGTGTTCGCGCTGGCAAGCCTTGCCCTGCTCGCGCTCTGCATCCACGCCTTCATGGGCTTTGTGCTGCATTGA
- a CDS encoding MAPEG family protein yields the protein MSDSLLAPGAVLALWTIIMLGWVAVTRFSAMAKIGVDIKAAPPGGRGADLENVLPPETNWKSHNYTHLCEQPTIFYAVLIFLHLSGGDTELTRSLAWAYVVLRIVHSLWQATVNRIPVRFTIFALATFCLFALSILAVIATLG from the coding sequence ATGTCAGACAGTTTACTTGCACCCGGCGCCGTGCTGGCGCTGTGGACGATCATCATGCTCGGCTGGGTCGCGGTGACCCGTTTTTCGGCGATGGCCAAGATCGGGGTCGACATCAAGGCCGCGCCGCCGGGCGGGCGCGGCGCCGATCTGGAAAATGTGCTGCCGCCCGAAACCAACTGGAAGTCGCATAACTATACGCATTTGTGCGAACAGCCGACGATCTTTTACGCCGTCCTTATCTTCCTGCACCTGTCGGGCGGCGACACCGAGCTGACGCGCAGCCTTGCCTGGGCCTATGTCGTGCTGCGCATCGTCCACAGCCTGTGGCAAGCGACCGTCAACCGCATCCCGGTACGCTTTACGATCTTCGCGCTCGCGACATTCTGCCTGTTCGCGCTGTCGATTCTCGCGGTCATCGCCACTCTGGGCTGA
- a CDS encoding CaiB/BaiF CoA transferase family protein — translation MSMLSGIRIIDLTTVIFGPYATQMLADLGAEVIKVETPGTGDVSRYLGSGIPDPTMGSIHLTVNRGKRSIALDLKKAEDAAVLRDLVATADVFFHNIRGKAIARLGFDYAACRALKPDIIYVHGTGFGQDGPYADLQAYDDVIQAASGTTSLLPRVDGDPRPRYFPSLIADKIAGQFGAQAILAALVHKLRTGEGQAVEVPMFECFTAFMLTEHLRDAALDPPIGPAGYPRQLDPTRQPFPTRDGHVAIVPYTPESTARLMTLLGSEGLTDTPEFEAAKAAGRHMPIVYSEIARKTPEKTTAEWLALFAANDIPAMAVRDLDDIREDPHFIATGFFRRRTHPDVGGFHEMQPPVRYGAMPPRDLGFAPRVDGDGEAIRAELSQRKD, via the coding sequence ATGTCCATGCTGTCCGGCATCCGCATCATCGACCTGACGACGGTGATCTTCGGTCCCTATGCGACGCAAATGCTCGCCGACCTCGGCGCCGAGGTCATCAAGGTCGAGACGCCGGGCACGGGCGACGTCTCGCGTTACCTCGGCAGCGGCATCCCCGATCCGACGATGGGGTCGATCCACCTGACCGTGAACCGCGGCAAGAGGTCGATCGCGCTCGACCTGAAAAAGGCCGAGGACGCCGCGGTGCTGCGCGATCTGGTCGCCACCGCCGATGTCTTTTTCCACAATATCCGGGGCAAGGCGATCGCCAGGCTGGGATTCGATTATGCGGCGTGCCGCGCGCTCAAGCCCGACATCATCTATGTCCATGGCACCGGCTTCGGGCAGGACGGCCCCTATGCCGATCTTCAGGCCTATGACGATGTGATCCAGGCGGCGAGCGGCACCACCAGCCTGCTTCCGCGCGTCGATGGCGACCCGCGCCCGCGCTATTTCCCGTCGCTGATCGCCGACAAGATCGCGGGGCAGTTCGGCGCGCAGGCGATCCTCGCCGCGCTCGTCCACAAGCTGCGCACGGGCGAGGGGCAGGCGGTCGAAGTGCCGATGTTCGAATGTTTCACCGCCTTCATGCTCACCGAGCATCTGCGCGACGCCGCGCTCGACCCGCCGATCGGCCCCGCGGGCTATCCGCGCCAGCTCGATCCGACGCGCCAGCCCTTTCCAACGCGCGACGGCCATGTCGCGATCGTCCCCTATACGCCCGAATCGACCGCACGACTGATGACGCTGCTGGGCAGCGAGGGTCTGACCGACACGCCAGAGTTCGAGGCAGCGAAGGCCGCAGGGCGGCATATGCCGATCGTCTACAGCGAAATCGCCCGCAAAACGCCGGAGAAGACCACCGCCGAATGGCTGGCGCTCTTCGCCGCGAACGACATCCCCGCGATGGCGGTGCGCGACCTCGATGACATCAGGGAGGATCCACATTTCATCGCGACCGGCTTTTTCCGCCGCCGCACCCATCCCGACGTCGGCGGTTTTCACGAAATGCAGCCGCCGGTCCGCTACGGCGCGATGCCGCCGCGCGACCTGGGCTTTGCCCCGCGGGTCGATGGCGATGGCGAAGCGATCCGTGCCGAACTGTCGCAGAGGAAGGATTGA
- a CDS encoding class I SAM-dependent RNA methyltransferase — protein MGEAALIERIAARGDGVTGDGRHVAGGVPGDRVRDDGILIPGPNRAEPPCRHFGKCGGCQLQHVAEPALADFVRDRVVGGLAGQGVPFGDVLPALLSPPQSRRRAALTALRSGKQVAIGFNAAQSNQIVDMRMCPLLAPELFALVAPVRDLLVMIAQPRRPVKVKLQLLDQGVELILEGVKAEGLDAAMALQDFAGAHHLARFAIDQGDGLEILWQPDPPTVRFGDIAVEVPPFAFLQPTAAGQAALVDAVAGAIGDAPAVADLFAGVGTFALSVQAGRKVYAAEGARDAIAALAGAANRARALVATEHRDLFRRPLVPAELNRFGAVILDPPRAGAEEQVKQLAASVTPVIAYVSCNPASFARDAKILVESGYRLDWVQPVGQFRWSTHVELAARFSK, from the coding sequence ATGGGCGAAGCAGCGCTGATCGAGCGCATTGCCGCGCGCGGGGACGGCGTCACGGGCGACGGCCGCCACGTGGCGGGCGGCGTTCCGGGCGACCGCGTGCGCGACGACGGCATCCTCATTCCGGGACCGAACCGCGCCGAGCCCCCGTGCCGCCATTTCGGCAAATGCGGCGGGTGCCAGTTGCAGCATGTTGCGGAGCCTGCGCTGGCCGACTTCGTGCGCGACCGCGTCGTTGGCGGTCTGGCGGGGCAGGGGGTGCCCTTTGGCGACGTTCTGCCCGCGCTGCTGTCGCCGCCGCAGAGCCGCCGCCGCGCGGCGCTGACCGCGCTTCGGAGCGGAAAGCAGGTCGCGATCGGGTTCAACGCCGCGCAGAGTAACCAGATCGTCGATATGCGGATGTGCCCGCTACTTGCCCCTGAGTTGTTCGCGCTGGTCGCGCCGGTCCGCGACCTGCTGGTGATGATCGCGCAGCCGCGGCGACCTGTGAAGGTCAAGCTGCAACTGCTCGATCAGGGCGTCGAATTGATATTGGAGGGCGTGAAGGCCGAAGGACTCGATGCCGCCATGGCGCTGCAGGATTTCGCCGGTGCGCACCATCTCGCGCGCTTTGCGATCGATCAGGGCGACGGGCTCGAAATCCTGTGGCAGCCCGATCCGCCGACGGTTCGTTTTGGCGACATCGCGGTCGAAGTCCCGCCCTTCGCCTTTCTGCAACCGACGGCGGCGGGGCAGGCGGCGCTCGTCGATGCGGTCGCCGGGGCCATCGGCGACGCGCCCGCGGTGGCCGACCTTTTCGCCGGGGTCGGCACCTTTGCGCTGTCGGTGCAGGCGGGGCGCAAAGTCTATGCGGCCGAAGGCGCGCGTGATGCGATCGCGGCGCTGGCGGGGGCCGCCAATCGGGCCCGTGCGCTCGTCGCAACCGAGCATCGCGACCTGTTCCGTCGCCCGCTGGTTCCCGCCGAGCTCAATCGGTTCGGCGCGGTCATCCTCGACCCGCCGCGCGCGGGCGCGGAGGAGCAGGTGAAACAGCTTGCGGCGTCAGTGACGCCGGTGATCGCCTATGTCAGCTGCAATCCCGCAAGCTTTGCGCGCGATGCGAAAATCCTCGTCGAGAGCGGGTACAGGCTCGATTGGGTGCAGCCCGTCGGCCAGTTCCGCTGGTCGACCCATGTTGAACTGGCCGCGCGGTTCTCGAAATAG
- a CDS encoding type III PLP-dependent enzyme, whose amino-acid sequence MHQHHSAHGLIQALSPVEPVTLVRPHAARRAARFFIERFPGTTMYAVKANPSPDLLRVLWDSGVTHYDVASIAEVRLVARTLPGATLCFMHPVKAEEAISEAYWKHGVRTFSLDTLDELEKIVRATEGAQDLNLLVRLRVSSDHSKLSLAAKFGAEPEDVAELLMATRQAADALGICFHVGSQAMTPHAYAQAMERVRAAIVAASVTVDIIDVGGGFPSSYPGMEPPPLDAYFDTIHRSFESLPISYSAELWCEPGRALSAEYSSLIVRVEKRRGEELYINDGAYGALFDAAHVGWRFPVSLQRDAESDADLVPFSFYGPTCDDLDHMAGPFFLPADIKAGDFIEIGMLGAYGCAMRTKFNGFGADETHVVSDEPMTSLYTGEVEQERRSATVTKLF is encoded by the coding sequence TTGCACCAGCATCATAGCGCCCACGGGCTGATTCAGGCACTTTCGCCGGTCGAACCTGTCACGCTCGTCCGCCCGCACGCCGCGCGGCGCGCAGCGCGTTTCTTCATCGAGCGATTTCCCGGCACGACCATGTATGCGGTCAAGGCGAATCCGTCGCCCGACCTGCTGCGCGTGCTGTGGGATTCGGGTGTCACCCACTATGACGTCGCCTCGATCGCCGAGGTGCGGCTCGTCGCGCGCACACTGCCGGGGGCGACGCTTTGCTTCATGCACCCCGTCAAGGCCGAAGAAGCGATTTCCGAAGCCTATTGGAAGCATGGCGTGCGCACCTTCTCGCTCGACACGCTCGACGAGCTCGAAAAGATCGTTCGCGCGACCGAAGGCGCGCAGGATCTGAACCTGCTCGTGCGGCTGCGCGTCTCGTCCGATCATTCAAAGCTCAGCCTCGCCGCCAAGTTCGGCGCCGAGCCTGAAGACGTCGCCGAACTGCTGATGGCGACGCGGCAGGCCGCCGACGCGCTCGGCATCTGCTTCCATGTCGGTAGCCAGGCGATGACGCCGCACGCCTATGCGCAGGCGATGGAGCGTGTCCGCGCCGCCATCGTCGCGGCGTCGGTCACCGTCGACATCATCGACGTCGGGGGCGGCTTTCCGTCTTCCTATCCGGGAATGGAGCCGCCACCGCTCGATGCCTATTTCGACACGATCCACCGCAGCTTCGAAAGCCTGCCGATCAGCTATTCGGCCGAGCTTTGGTGCGAACCGGGCCGTGCGCTGTCGGCCGAGTACAGCTCGCTGATCGTCCGCGTCGAAAAGCGCCGTGGCGAGGAGCTGTACATCAACGACGGCGCCTATGGCGCGCTGTTCGACGCCGCGCATGTCGGCTGGCGCTTCCCGGTGTCGCTGCAACGCGATGCCGAAAGCGACGCCGATCTGGTGCCGTTCAGCTTCTATGGCCCGACGTGCGACGACCTCGACCATATGGCGGGGCCGTTCTTTCTGCCCGCCGACATCAAGGCCGGCGATTTCATCGAGATCGGGATGCTCGGCGCCTATGGCTGCGCGATGCGGACGAAGTTCAACGGTTTCGGCGCCGACGAAACCCATGTCGTCAGCGACGAACCGATGACGAGCCTCTACACGGGCGAAGTCGAACAGGAACGCCGCAGCGCGACGGTGACCAAGCTGTTCTGA
- a CDS encoding MFS transporter, producing the protein MPPFHHLLANNLVANITNFTVWFALTFWTFLETQSVFATGMIAGIYLVLTAMLGIWFGSLVDHHGKRNMMLVSSLASLALYAAVLGGYALDPDIRAAEITSISFWLFILLTMLGVIVGNIRMIALPTLVTLLVPEDRRDKANGLVGMVSGIGFLTTSAISGFLVAWGGMVATLVFAIILSLAAAVDLLFVSVDEPREAEEHDTPRRVDLVGTLRVVLAIPGLMALILFAAFNNLLGGVFMALMDAYGLSLMKVEEWGLLWAVISCAFILSGMMIARTGLGANPVHTLLVVNLIAWTVAVFFTIQSSILLLAAGCFLWMFLGPYAEAAEQTTLQKVVPIERQGRVFGFAQSVEQAASPLTAFLIAPITQFVFVPLMTDGAGAAAIGDWYGRGPERGIAIVFSIAGLLGVLATLAAFRSRSYRRISAAYANGVDGGTATPAAI; encoded by the coding sequence ATGCCCCCCTTCCATCACCTCCTCGCCAACAATCTGGTCGCCAACATCACCAATTTCACGGTGTGGTTCGCGCTGACCTTCTGGACCTTCCTCGAAACCCAGTCGGTGTTTGCGACGGGGATGATCGCGGGCATCTATCTTGTCCTCACCGCGATGCTGGGTATCTGGTTCGGCAGCCTCGTCGACCATCATGGCAAGCGAAACATGATGCTTGTTTCGAGCCTTGCCTCGCTCGCGCTCTATGCGGCCGTGCTTGGCGGCTATGCGCTCGATCCGGACATCCGTGCCGCGGAGATCACGAGCATCTCCTTCTGGCTCTTCATTCTGCTGACGATGCTCGGGGTGATCGTCGGCAATATAAGGATGATCGCGCTGCCCACGCTCGTGACCTTGCTGGTGCCCGAGGACCGTCGTGACAAGGCGAACGGGCTCGTCGGCATGGTCAGCGGCATCGGCTTCCTCACCACGTCTGCGATCAGCGGTTTCCTCGTCGCATGGGGCGGGATGGTCGCCACCCTCGTCTTTGCGATCATCCTGTCACTCGCGGCTGCGGTCGATCTGCTTTTCGTCAGCGTCGACGAGCCGCGCGAGGCCGAGGAACATGACACGCCGCGCCGCGTCGATCTTGTCGGCACATTGCGCGTCGTCCTCGCCATTCCGGGCCTGATGGCGCTGATCCTGTTCGCCGCGTTCAACAATCTGCTCGGCGGCGTCTTCATGGCGCTGATGGACGCCTATGGCCTGTCGCTGATGAAGGTCGAGGAATGGGGGCTGCTCTGGGCGGTCATATCCTGCGCTTTCATCCTCAGCGGGATGATGATCGCGCGCACGGGACTCGGCGCCAATCCGGTGCACACCTTGCTTGTGGTGAACCTGATTGCCTGGACGGTTGCGGTCTTTTTCACCATCCAGTCGTCGATCCTGCTGCTTGCCGCCGGCTGCTTCCTCTGGATGTTCCTCGGCCCCTATGCCGAGGCCGCCGAGCAGACGACGCTGCAAAAGGTCGTTCCCATTGAACGGCAGGGGCGCGTGTTCGGTTTTGCGCAGTCGGTCGAACAGGCCGCCTCGCCGCTCACCGCCTTCCTGATCGCGCCGATCACCCAGTTCGTCTTTGTGCCGCTGATGACCGACGGTGCCGGGGCGGCGGCGATCGGCGACTGGTATGGGCGCGGACCCGAACGCGGCATCGCGATCGTCTTCTCGATCGCAGGGCTGCTGGGCGTGCTCGCGACGCTCGCCGCCTTCCGCTCCAGATCCTATCGCCGCATTTCGGCAGCCTATGCCAATGGAGTCGACGGCGGCACGGCGACGCCCGCAGCCATCTGA
- a CDS encoding carboxynorspermidine decarboxylase yields METRAGDPGAFARFDLSRVPSPAFVVDAAKIRANLALLRHVGDASGARVLAALKAFSMWSLGPTVAEYLDGVCASGLYEAKLGRTEYGGEVATYCAGYKEADLPEIASLSDHLIFNSPGQIARFRPLLDELRAKGESFDIGLRINPMHSEGEVTKYDPAAPCSRLGFPITQLLPEHMDGVDGVHMHSLCEQDFPPLERTWNAVHPMLRPFFGQLKWINFGGGHHVTRADYQVDDLIAFLKQVRAATDCDVMIEPGEAIALDAGILVGEILDLFSNGMSIGITDISATCHMPDVIEAPYRPAMLGEASEGGATRLGGPSCLAGDVIGDYRLPGGARIGQRFAFLDQAHYSMVKTNMFNGVPLPSIWLWDSDTDDLELIREFGYEDFKTRLG; encoded by the coding sequence ATGGAAACCCGTGCCGGCGACCCCGGAGCCTTTGCCCGCTTCGACCTCAGCCGCGTCCCCTCGCCCGCCTTCGTCGTCGACGCGGCAAAGATTCGCGCCAACCTCGCGCTGCTGCGCCATGTCGGCGACGCATCGGGCGCGCGCGTGCTCGCGGCGCTCAAAGCCTTTTCGATGTGGTCGCTCGGCCCGACGGTTGCCGAATATCTGGATGGCGTCTGCGCGTCCGGACTCTATGAAGCCAAACTCGGACGCACCGAATATGGCGGAGAGGTCGCGACCTATTGCGCGGGGTACAAGGAAGCCGACCTGCCCGAAATCGCGTCGCTGTCCGACCATCTCATCTTCAACTCGCCCGGCCAGATCGCGCGCTTCCGCCCGCTGCTGGACGAATTGCGCGCCAAGGGCGAAAGCTTCGACATCGGCCTGCGCATCAACCCGATGCACAGCGAGGGCGAGGTCACCAAATATGACCCCGCCGCGCCGTGCAGCCGCCTGGGCTTTCCGATCACGCAATTGCTGCCCGAACATATGGACGGCGTCGACGGCGTGCATATGCACAGCCTGTGCGAACAGGATTTCCCGCCGCTCGAACGTACATGGAATGCGGTCCATCCGATGCTGCGGCCGTTTTTCGGCCAGCTCAAATGGATCAACTTCGGCGGCGGCCACCATGTCACGCGCGCCGATTATCAGGTCGACGACCTGATCGCCTTTCTGAAACAGGTGCGCGCCGCCACCGATTGCGACGTGATGATCGAACCCGGCGAGGCAATCGCGCTCGACGCGGGCATCCTCGTGGGTGAGATTCTCGACCTGTTCAGCAACGGCATGAGCATCGGCATCACCGACATTTCGGCGACCTGCCACATGCCCGACGTGATCGAGGCGCCCTATCGCCCCGCAATGCTTGGCGAAGCGAGCGAAGGCGGGGCGACGCGGCTCGGCGGGCCGTCGTGCCTCGCGGGCGACGTCATCGGCGATTATCGCCTGCCCGGGGGGGCGCGCATCGGCCAGCGCTTCGCCTTTCTTGACCAGGCGCATTATTCCATGGTCAAGACCAATATGTTCAACGGCGTGCCGCTGCCGTCGATCTGGCTGTGGGACAGCGACACGGACGACCTCGAGCTGATCCGCGAATTCGGGTATGAGGATTTCAAGACGCGGCTTGGCTGA